The Spirosoma radiotolerans genome has a window encoding:
- a CDS encoding CHASE2 domain-containing protein, giving the protein MPRLKRLLKRHFRKSKVNKFRSFNIRCKSYLSLRRQQLYLIYLSIKQSFVDKVTKINIWYVKCKWPFRLALKAFVLILGGLLLNESIFSKVNVSFLSPTQGFFDVQLSDYWVSFAHKSNNKSYKSPFTLVDITGLERTELANLLNLIAGYDPSVVGLDVFLERTGNKAENILLKQALLCQKQLVLAIRLTKTGKPIPLSPTFQDINTKGVTNFIALDSTSVIRFIPTGILKQNQYSFAAVIAAKYNPSTLIKYNKRLNDRERIYYAANLDYINVTAKQLLAITDTLSLKYWLKNRIVLLGNIGLEADSRLLQDIHFTPKNTTYVGRSFPDTYGTIIHLYAADALIRGEYFNESPYWLNLVLVFTGIVVSLLVDRHISSRFTDKPIVAELLLGLVTFFGLSMLAIGYLICYTWFKFVFDDDFFIKLIALSFLVDKVITKLITLLYNYINKN; this is encoded by the coding sequence ATGCCGCGCTTAAAAAGACTTCTAAAAAGGCATTTTAGAAAATCAAAAGTAAATAAATTTCGAAGCTTTAACATCCGATGCAAAAGTTATTTGAGTCTAAGGAGACAGCAACTCTACTTAATTTATTTATCAATAAAACAAAGTTTTGTTGATAAAGTAACAAAAATTAATATCTGGTATGTAAAATGTAAATGGCCTTTTAGATTAGCTTTGAAAGCTTTTGTACTAATTCTGGGAGGGCTACTACTTAATGAAAGTATATTTTCAAAAGTTAATGTAAGCTTTCTCAGTCCAACGCAAGGCTTTTTCGATGTTCAGCTGAGTGATTATTGGGTATCTTTCGCCCATAAGTCAAACAATAAATCATATAAAAGTCCCTTTACTCTTGTCGATATTACTGGTTTAGAACGTACAGAATTAGCAAATTTGCTTAATTTAATTGCGGGTTACGATCCTAGCGTAGTAGGTCTTGATGTGTTTCTTGAGCGAACAGGAAATAAGGCAGAAAACATATTACTTAAGCAAGCGCTATTGTGCCAAAAACAACTAGTTCTAGCAATAAGACTTACTAAAACTGGAAAGCCTATTCCGCTTTCGCCTACTTTTCAGGATATTAATACAAAGGGTGTTACAAACTTTATAGCACTTGATTCCACAAGTGTCATCCGGTTTATCCCTACCGGAATCTTAAAACAGAATCAGTACTCTTTTGCGGCTGTAATAGCTGCTAAATATAATCCGTCTACGCTCATTAAATACAATAAAAGGTTGAACGATAGAGAGCGTATTTATTATGCTGCTAATCTCGATTATATTAACGTAACTGCAAAACAGCTTCTGGCCATTACTGACACATTATCTTTAAAATATTGGTTGAAGAATCGAATTGTCCTATTAGGTAATATCGGATTAGAAGCCGACTCGCGTTTATTACAGGACATTCATTTTACACCAAAGAATACCACTTATGTGGGTAGGTCATTTCCAGATACGTATGGGACAATTATACACCTTTATGCCGCTGATGCACTAATCAGAGGTGAGTATTTCAACGAGTCGCCTTACTGGTTAAATTTAGTACTTGTATTTACCGGAATCGTTGTAAGCCTTTTAGTAGATAGACATATATCAAGCCGTTTTACAGATAAACCAATTGTTGCCGAATTGTTGTTAGGTCTGGTAACTTTTTTTGGATTATCTATGCTAGCAATTGGTTATCTGATTTGTTATACTTGGTTTAAATTCGTATTTGATGATGATTTTTTCATTAAGTTAATAGCTTTGTCATTTTTAGTTGATAAAGTTATTACTAAGCTAATTACATTATTATATAACTATATTAATAAAAAT
- a CDS encoding caspase family protein produces MIKSKYIFLITLLSLYSFHCTFGQTNNISIKPFTNDDIEQITYSPDGNIIATSQDGVLRIWDYKSGQIIRQMNDNKFEAVTLAPIRRVFFVSPTVIGLLGFRELRLFDVGNGKLLRTDTTGTPRGISISSNKKFVIKSVSGQTEITSLITGKTVATLPYTFEEGYEVSNDGSFLYRPNGNKIEKLLLPIGKLINTYSSPSAGIIKNIRLSTDEKIILGFTDEIARIWENQSGNYIKGLRIDSYENVELTQDATILATLNKRTVELRGLESTFKPHLFQIEGEGNFNTIAFSPISKRLLFAEGNQMYERDILTGNITNQYGGKSDQYVSACFSPDGSILLLGTSDGYIKWIDIRTGTYQGVYRKLDKPALFLQFNKDGKELEIGDGSSVDIVHVKTGDLLRTYSEEKYRQLGLRVSKTGMQLHLLTDKCVFINKLKILTLLTKRGDNLDFLALDSRTGLFDGTSDGITQLGLWSLKEQTLSPEQLKNRFYKPRMLQSWFTDGAILQSAPTLTSIEAHPIVTLSPLTNKVKINVINRGGGIGRIEVYLNQKLIIEDARTTITNDIQSLAGRPSIEIALDLKKYLRFYSGEENLVEVAAYNQSGSLISPRIPIALLGTARGAGETPLGKVISSKSNAQPELWALIVGVSEYSESTLFLPFAAKDADNIYQGLEVGSKQFFNNRVHLFKLTSTNQDPALKPTASNIRRVLKDIQPNRNDVLLIYLAGHGVSSTVDETYHFLTAEATSLNSVNMGQSILDSELRTLLQTSQCNKQILILDACYSGRVIDKIQARSVLGNADKALDLMKDRAATYILASSSSSQQSWESYDFQQGLLTHFLLEAMRGGALDPQDGKLEVTNWLQYSRRGVEEYTRREKADGRTKITLQIPQFASLTKLNDFWIAKYPDQLHREQVPISQPLPVVSLAQIRDEQLSDRFDLQKQLNEVLMTNSLGRPFYGIEINDYPESYRLSGSYTYKNDSKSINLLMKVFKGKEEKISFVVSGDTDSVIRQTISRFSDYCKKLSIPKK; encoded by the coding sequence ATGATCAAATCGAAATATATATTTCTAATAACGCTACTTTCGCTATACTCATTTCATTGTACTTTCGGACAGACAAATAATATTTCCATTAAGCCATTCACAAACGATGATATAGAGCAAATTACCTATTCTCCAGATGGTAATATTATAGCAACATCTCAAGATGGCGTACTTCGAATTTGGGATTATAAATCTGGACAAATTATACGCCAGATGAATGATAATAAATTCGAGGCTGTTACATTAGCTCCTATTCGTCGTGTTTTCTTTGTCTCTCCGACTGTGATTGGACTTCTTGGGTTTAGAGAATTAAGATTATTTGATGTTGGAAATGGTAAATTATTAAGAACTGATACTACTGGGACACCACGAGGAATATCAATTTCATCTAATAAAAAGTTTGTTATAAAGTCAGTTTCAGGCCAGACTGAAATAACTTCATTAATAACTGGTAAAACTGTTGCTACACTTCCTTATACTTTTGAGGAAGGCTATGAAGTTTCGAATGATGGCTCTTTCCTTTATAGACCAAATGGCAATAAAATTGAAAAATTATTATTACCTATTGGTAAACTTATAAATACGTATAGTAGCCCAAGTGCAGGAATAATTAAAAATATCAGACTAAGTACAGATGAAAAAATAATATTGGGTTTTACCGATGAAATTGCCAGGATTTGGGAGAATCAGTCAGGAAATTATATAAAAGGACTCCGTATAGATTCCTATGAAAATGTTGAGTTAACTCAAGACGCAACTATACTTGCAACTTTAAATAAGCGTACAGTTGAATTGCGTGGTTTAGAAAGCACATTTAAGCCTCACCTTTTTCAGATTGAAGGAGAGGGTAATTTCAATACAATTGCTTTTTCGCCGATAAGTAAACGATTGCTTTTTGCTGAAGGTAATCAAATGTATGAACGCGATATACTGACTGGCAATATTACTAACCAGTACGGAGGTAAGTCAGATCAATATGTGAGTGCATGTTTTTCTCCTGATGGATCCATTCTATTACTTGGTACGAGTGATGGATACATAAAATGGATAGACATACGTACTGGTACTTATCAGGGCGTATATCGAAAACTTGATAAGCCAGCATTGTTTCTACAATTTAACAAAGACGGAAAAGAATTAGAAATTGGTGATGGATCTTCTGTTGATATAGTTCATGTTAAGACTGGCGATTTGCTTCGAACTTATTCAGAAGAAAAATATAGACAATTGGGCTTGCGTGTTAGTAAAACAGGGATGCAGCTTCATTTATTAACTGATAAATGCGTATTTATTAATAAATTAAAAATATTAACATTACTTACAAAACGAGGTGACAATCTGGATTTTCTAGCACTTGATAGCCGAACAGGGTTGTTTGATGGAACTTCTGATGGAATAACTCAGCTTGGCCTGTGGAGTCTGAAAGAGCAAACGTTATCACCAGAGCAATTAAAAAATCGTTTTTACAAACCACGTATGTTACAATCTTGGTTTACTGATGGAGCGATTTTGCAATCAGCACCAACATTAACATCAATTGAAGCCCATCCAATCGTTACACTAAGCCCTTTGACGAACAAAGTAAAAATTAATGTAATAAATCGGGGTGGAGGAATCGGACGTATTGAAGTTTACTTAAATCAGAAATTAATTATTGAAGATGCTCGTACAACAATTACGAATGATATTCAATCCCTGGCCGGCCGGCCGTCAATTGAAATAGCCCTTGACTTAAAAAAATATCTTCGATTTTACTCAGGGGAAGAAAATTTAGTTGAAGTAGCAGCTTATAACCAGTCAGGTTCTTTAATCAGCCCACGAATTCCAATTGCACTATTAGGTACTGCCCGAGGTGCTGGAGAAACACCTTTAGGGAAAGTGATTAGTTCAAAATCAAATGCGCAACCTGAGTTGTGGGCTTTAATTGTGGGCGTTTCAGAATATTCGGAGTCAACTCTTTTCTTACCATTTGCGGCAAAAGATGCGGATAATATTTATCAGGGTTTAGAGGTGGGAAGCAAGCAATTCTTTAACAATCGCGTGCATCTATTTAAACTTACATCCACAAATCAGGATCCCGCATTAAAGCCAACAGCCTCCAACATTCGCCGGGTGCTAAAAGATATCCAACCAAATCGGAATGATGTTTTGTTGATCTATTTAGCTGGGCATGGTGTATCAAGTACAGTAGATGAGACTTATCATTTTTTAACAGCTGAAGCAACTTCCTTAAATAGTGTTAATATGGGGCAGTCTATTTTGGATAGTGAACTTCGTACGTTATTACAAACATCTCAATGCAACAAACAAATACTTATTTTAGATGCTTGTTATTCAGGGCGAGTTATAGATAAGATTCAGGCTCGCTCAGTATTAGGTAATGCTGATAAAGCGCTGGATTTGATGAAAGATAGAGCCGCCACTTATATTTTAGCCAGTTCTTCCAGTTCGCAACAAAGCTGGGAAAGCTATGATTTTCAACAAGGATTGTTAACTCATTTTCTTTTGGAAGCTATGCGTGGAGGGGCCTTAGATCCGCAGGATGGTAAGCTGGAGGTCACCAATTGGTTGCAATATTCTCGGAGAGGAGTTGAAGAATATACGCGTAGAGAAAAAGCAGATGGTCGTACGAAAATTACTCTTCAAATTCCTCAATTTGCTTCTTTGACTAAATTAAATGATTTCTGGATAGCGAAGTATCCCGACCAGCTTCATCGAGAGCAAGTACCAATTAGCCAGCCGTTGCCTGTCGTCAGCCTTGCACAGATACGTGATGAACAATTAAGTGACCGATTTGATCTGCAAAAACAGCTTAATGAAGTACTAATGACAAATAGTTTAGGCCGTCCTTTCTATGGAATTGAAATAAATGATTATCCAGAAAGCTATAGATTATCAGGATCTTATACGTATAAAAATGATTCAAAAAGTATTAATTTACTTATGAAGGTTTTTAAAGGGAAAGAGGAAAAGATATCGTTTGTCGTCAGTGGTGATACTGATTCTGTGATTCGACAAACAATTAGCCGTTTTTCTGATTATTGTAAAAAATTATCTATTCCGAAAAAATAA
- a CDS encoding WD40 repeat domain-containing protein: MASAFSPDERLLAISSIGEIIIWDITLQKEVYRFGKPIGKDPTGALLASKLIFSNDGKRLAAITEEVSQEHVIKIFDLTTYKELNSFDGKRSALTTISPSFHYATILSDENKLIVWDLTVNKQTNAIDIASDVLEDLDNDYEPVFTNQGRNLLIYTYTNNQLLEYDLTTGKLIKKFQNKFRYDNLAHTTDTKYLLTIIDNVLYTLSYPDYKMTSKAKLNSLEGRDLALKNTHFLNDGKSLIAENNFPPSPSWFKLDFSKGKLITYIESKKIVREGLEKMALSPSGKYVFTSSYIAKSQLRDFDGNIVKDLSEPAAVITAMGFSSANYQLYIGTYDGRLQQLDIATGKVSEVMQMDGPIMHVSCSKDGKQFTVAIEDEVEEKGAFHVFDMSTKKELKKYFADIQIQGQVYSADKKLTAFKSGYGLVLMKSANAPKSYFIALSKNDKADYAIVSTDNHITGTPIGMKTLIQFLREGKIVIVDPLKYSGYLPNLLTKDLLTP, translated from the coding sequence ATGGCATCTGCTTTTTCACCAGATGAGCGTCTTTTAGCAATCTCCAGCATAGGGGAAATTATCATTTGGGATATTACTCTACAGAAAGAAGTGTACCGATTTGGAAAACCAATTGGAAAGGATCCGACAGGAGCCTTGCTAGCCTCTAAATTAATTTTTTCAAATGATGGTAAGCGTCTGGCTGCCATAACAGAGGAAGTTAGCCAAGAGCATGTAATTAAGATTTTTGACCTTACTACTTATAAAGAACTGAATTCATTTGATGGAAAGCGTAGTGCTCTTACCACTATTTCTCCCTCATTTCATTATGCAACAATTTTATCAGATGAAAATAAATTAATTGTTTGGGACCTCACAGTCAACAAACAAACTAACGCAATCGATATTGCTAGTGACGTTTTAGAAGATTTAGATAACGATTACGAACCTGTTTTTACAAATCAAGGAAGAAATTTGCTCATTTATACGTACACTAATAACCAACTTTTAGAATATGACCTTACAACAGGTAAATTGATAAAGAAATTTCAAAACAAATTTCGATATGATAACCTTGCACACACGACAGACACTAAATATCTATTAACAATTATCGATAATGTGTTATACACTTTATCATACCCTGATTATAAAATGACTTCTAAAGCTAAATTGAATTCCCTAGAAGGGCGAGATTTGGCATTAAAAAATACTCATTTCCTTAATGATGGGAAATCATTAATTGCTGAAAATAATTTCCCACCCTCTCCAAGCTGGTTCAAATTAGATTTTTCAAAAGGTAAGCTAATAACTTATATAGAATCAAAGAAGATTGTTAGAGAAGGCTTGGAGAAAATGGCTCTTTCGCCCTCAGGGAAATATGTTTTTACAAGTAGTTATATAGCAAAAAGCCAATTAAGAGACTTTGATGGTAATATAGTAAAAGATTTGTCAGAACCTGCTGCAGTTATAACTGCCATGGGGTTTTCATCTGCGAACTATCAACTTTATATAGGAACATATGACGGCAGACTACAACAATTAGATATTGCTACAGGGAAAGTGAGCGAGGTGATGCAAATGGATGGGCCCATTATGCATGTTAGTTGTTCAAAGGATGGGAAACAATTTACTGTTGCTATTGAAGATGAAGTAGAAGAAAAGGGAGCATTTCATGTTTTTGATATGTCAACTAAAAAAGAATTAAAAAAATACTTTGCTGATATTCAGATTCAAGGACAAGTTTATTCTGCAGATAAAAAGCTTACGGCTTTTAAATCAGGTTATGGGCTCGTCCTGATGAAATCAGCTAATGCGCCAAAATCATATTTTATTGCGCTTTCAAAAAACGATAAGGCAGATTATGCTATTGTAAGTACAGATAACCATATAACAGGAACGCCTATAGGTATGAAGACCCTAATTCAATTCTTACGAGAAGGTAAAATAGTCATAGTAGACCCTTTAAAATATTCTGGTTATTTGCCCAATTTACTTACGAAAGATCTATTAACCCCTTAA
- a CDS encoding transposase: MPFFDLQRKRTVALRQVVDALFYVLRTGCQWRNLSTHFPHWQAVYYYFGRLKTNGLFEQLNRALNHLYCQREGRAAYPSLLSIDSQPAKLTPRFYEQRGLGRT; the protein is encoded by the coding sequence ATGCCTTTTTTTGATTTACAACGAAAACGAACAGTTGCTTTGCGCCAAGTCGTTGATGCTTTGTTTTATGTCCTGCGAACAGGTTGCCAATGGCGTAATTTGTCTACTCATTTTCCTCATTGGCAAGCAGTTTACTATTACTTTGGTCGCTTGAAGACGAATGGTTTGTTTGAGCAACTTAATCGAGCTTTGAATCACCTATACTGCCAACGAGAAGGTCGAGCCGCTTATCCATCCCTCCTTAGTATTGATAGCCAGCCTGCTAAGTTGACACCCAGGTTTTATGAACAGCGGGGGCTAGGAAGGACATAA
- a CDS encoding site-specific integrase, translated as MKIHTATAAVILDIRRNKADGTFPLKLRITFQRVRRYYNIGIDMLETKWAEVQDKSKTRQELRLLRERIAAFEAKAEGVLKTLEEFTFEAFERNYFQSESETLKEKAKRRDIASAFQIYIDKLKKDGQVSTASSYEGALASISQGYRSLSFEDITPEFLKKYEKSMLQKGRSLTTVGIYLRSVRAIMNQALDKSIITKEQYPFGKHRYQIPASRNIKKALTLAEVEKIFHFSAQPGSSEEKARDLWIFSYLCNGMNVKDICRLKWKNINEDSLQFIRAKTANTAKTKLKPIVVILSQPAQEIIDKWGTQERHQESFVFPFLESNVTPKRERDLVQNVTKFINKWMKRIANNLGIAKPVSSYYARHSFATVLKRSGAPTEFIAESLGHTDLKTTENYLDSFEDDVKRKYTKALLKFND; from the coding sequence ATGAAAATTCATACTGCTACAGCTGCCGTCATTCTAGATATTCGAAGGAACAAGGCTGATGGAACCTTCCCACTCAAGTTAAGAATTACCTTCCAGCGTGTTCGTCGGTATTATAATATTGGGATCGATATGCTGGAAACTAAATGGGCAGAGGTTCAAGATAAGTCAAAAACTCGACAGGAACTCCGCTTGCTTCGGGAGCGTATTGCTGCCTTCGAGGCAAAGGCTGAAGGTGTGCTAAAAACTTTAGAAGAATTTACCTTTGAGGCATTTGAACGGAATTATTTTCAAAGCGAATCTGAAACGCTTAAGGAAAAAGCGAAGAGACGTGATATTGCTTCTGCCTTCCAAATATATATCGATAAACTAAAGAAAGATGGCCAGGTTAGTACAGCTTCTAGTTATGAAGGTGCTTTAGCTTCAATTAGCCAAGGGTATAGATCTCTATCATTTGAAGATATTACCCCTGAATTTCTGAAAAAATATGAAAAAAGCATGCTTCAAAAAGGGCGTTCATTAACAACCGTAGGGATTTATCTCCGGTCTGTACGCGCCATCATGAATCAAGCTTTGGACAAAAGCATCATTACAAAAGAGCAGTATCCTTTTGGAAAACATCGTTATCAAATTCCGGCCAGTCGAAATATAAAAAAAGCTCTGACACTAGCTGAGGTTGAAAAAATTTTCCATTTCTCGGCTCAACCAGGTAGCTCGGAGGAAAAAGCAAGGGATCTATGGATTTTCTCTTATTTGTGTAATGGTATGAATGTTAAAGATATCTGTCGTCTCAAATGGAAGAATATAAATGAGGATAGCTTACAGTTTATCAGAGCAAAAACGGCTAACACCGCTAAAACAAAGTTGAAGCCAATAGTTGTAATTCTGAGTCAACCAGCTCAAGAAATTATAGACAAGTGGGGTACACAAGAACGACATCAAGAGTCATTCGTATTCCCATTTTTAGAATCTAATGTAACCCCTAAACGAGAGCGTGACCTTGTTCAAAATGTAACTAAATTTATTAATAAGTGGATGAAGCGTATAGCTAATAACTTAGGAATTGCTAAGCCAGTAAGTAGCTACTATGCAAGGCACAGTTTTGCCACAGTTTTAAAACGCTCTGGTGCGCCTACCGAATTTATTGCTGAAAGCTTAGGGCACACAGATTTAAAGACCACTGAGAATTATTTGGACTCCTTTGAGGATGATGTGAAAAGAAAGTATACAAAAGCATTATTGAAATTTAATGATTGA
- a CDS encoding HD domain-containing protein, with protein sequence MKIPPSFDLKLKDNQKLEGIIKISCSTYGKILEENKLTFFPEYTDHGINHVENVLFSAERLISHDTLKHLLKAEDISLLTLSILLHDFGMHLTLETFEKLINVSNSSILIPELDSKSWPQLWEDYLEDAQKFSDKQKINLFGKHDIVIKRPPLENKLLINNVDKMLIGEFIRRNHPRLAHEIAIKGLLDHKGEYITFANELKTEFKDLAGLIARSHGMDIRDTFQYLEKRYSHEWRQPFNIQIIFLMAVIRIADYFQIDATRTDSFLLRFKSFSSPISETEHNKHLSIEFTKTYVEDKESLYISAKPKDSYLFVKLNDLFKDIQSELDMSWAILGEVYGKEETQDQPKIIYRRIKSNLDPKSPYLYNLEYIPEKINFNIDPDLPKILIAPLYGENPSFGVRELIQNATDACRERKELENLSGNTTYKSKVSVSISSRAEKYYFCINDNGKGMNLKEIKSYFLTVGSSYRNSLEWQRKFQNKLGQVKIVRNGRFGIGLLAAFLIGSKITVTTRSYKEDYGLTFSTYINNEQIEITKVNPIPIGTEILIEVSFEIIQSLLKNTTSRNSFISIPKWDEWYGLEEPLVLYSNDFDEKKKEWYESPIRLSKFSGGILDGWSRFKTTEFPQIDWNIKDYESKLYCNGIKIPSSYNFSDDGLISNGPLISMFDLSASLRLNLSRDKIEGDLPYDNELRGKIYKHIIHELIFSKFVDGKPSHLEHDNPYSIRHPSFGNDKAGIGLGAITTLADSNIRRSINLIVGKDGFFPNLPYFTDRIESKAIYVALLSNNIKRKNEKKYIVGDLDDYYIQIVNSTKSIGTKNDFALTLPEFFVTNKFKNDTLAKRILKRKHNYGEPKKRSTINEDNYIPDFEIFINQKVYREYEKRDNLQIISSLFSKPLRKAKNYYLLSEDIYEEEGDDVVEKLGIDFIVKKKTFNSIFEPKLFSDILHKYIGNNVLIPYDYQKRLTLYEKLIKGLNKNDTF encoded by the coding sequence ATGAAGATCCCACCCTCGTTTGATTTAAAGTTAAAAGATAATCAAAAACTAGAAGGTATAATAAAGATTTCCTGCTCTACATATGGAAAGATATTAGAAGAAAATAAACTTACATTCTTTCCAGAATATACGGACCATGGAATCAATCACGTTGAGAATGTTCTTTTTTCAGCCGAGAGATTAATATCGCATGACACACTAAAACATCTATTAAAGGCTGAAGATATATCATTATTAACTTTATCAATTTTGCTGCATGACTTTGGCATGCATTTGACACTAGAAACATTTGAGAAGTTAATTAATGTGTCTAACTCGTCAATTTTGATACCTGAACTAGATAGCAAAAGTTGGCCCCAACTTTGGGAAGACTACTTAGAAGATGCCCAAAAGTTTAGTGACAAGCAAAAAATAAATTTATTTGGTAAGCATGATATAGTAATAAAACGTCCTCCTTTAGAAAACAAGCTACTTATCAACAATGTAGATAAAATGTTAATTGGAGAATTTATCAGAAGAAATCATCCAAGACTTGCCCACGAAATTGCAATAAAAGGTTTATTAGATCATAAAGGCGAGTACATTACATTTGCAAACGAGTTAAAAACAGAATTTAAAGATTTAGCTGGTTTGATTGCTAGAAGTCATGGCATGGATATTAGAGATACTTTTCAATATTTGGAGAAAAGATACAGCCATGAATGGAGGCAACCTTTTAATATACAGATTATTTTTTTAATGGCTGTAATAAGAATTGCTGATTACTTTCAAATAGACGCTACAAGAACTGATAGTTTCTTGCTTAGATTTAAATCTTTCTCAAGCCCAATATCTGAAACCGAGCATAACAAGCATTTATCTATAGAATTCACTAAAACATATGTTGAAGACAAAGAATCCCTCTACATATCTGCTAAGCCAAAAGATAGTTATTTATTTGTAAAACTAAACGATTTATTTAAAGACATTCAAAGTGAATTAGATATGTCTTGGGCAATACTTGGAGAAGTATATGGCAAAGAAGAAACACAAGATCAACCTAAAATTATTTATAGAAGAATAAAGTCAAATCTAGATCCAAAAAGTCCATATCTATACAATCTTGAATACATTCCAGAAAAAATCAACTTTAATATTGACCCAGATCTACCTAAAATACTGATAGCTCCGTTATATGGTGAAAACCCATCGTTTGGAGTAAGAGAATTAATTCAGAACGCTACAGATGCTTGCCGAGAAAGAAAAGAGCTAGAAAATTTATCGGGAAATACCACCTACAAAAGTAAGGTAAGCGTGTCAATATCTAGTCGTGCGGAAAAGTATTACTTTTGTATAAATGATAACGGTAAAGGGATGAATCTAAAGGAAATTAAGAGCTATTTCCTTACAGTTGGATCGTCTTATAGAAATAGTTTAGAGTGGCAAAGGAAATTCCAAAATAAGCTTGGTCAAGTAAAAATAGTCAGAAACGGAAGATTTGGGATAGGACTACTGGCTGCTTTCTTGATAGGATCAAAAATAACAGTAACTACAAGATCATATAAAGAAGATTACGGTCTTACATTCTCAACGTACATTAATAATGAACAAATTGAAATAACAAAAGTAAACCCTATACCTATTGGCACAGAAATTTTAATTGAAGTATCTTTTGAAATAATTCAATCGTTATTGAAAAATACAACATCCCGAAATTCTTTTATTTCGATACCCAAATGGGATGAATGGTATGGATTAGAAGAACCGTTAGTGTTGTACTCAAACGATTTTGATGAAAAGAAAAAAGAATGGTATGAATCGCCTATTCGTTTATCAAAATTTAGTGGCGGAATATTAGACGGCTGGTCTAGGTTTAAAACAACTGAATTCCCGCAAATCGATTGGAATATTAAAGATTACGAAAGTAAACTTTATTGTAATGGAATTAAAATTCCTTCAAGTTATAACTTCTCAGATGATGGCTTGATAAGTAATGGGCCTCTGATTAGTATGTTTGATTTATCGGCTTCTTTGCGACTTAACCTTAGTAGAGATAAAATAGAAGGTGATTTACCATATGATAATGAGCTAAGAGGTAAAATTTATAAACATATAATTCATGAGTTAATATTTTCAAAATTTGTCGATGGTAAGCCTTCACATCTAGAACATGACAATCCATATTCTATTCGTCATCCTTCTTTTGGTAATGATAAAGCAGGTATAGGACTTGGAGCAATTACTACACTTGCAGATTCGAACATAAGAAGGTCAATAAATCTAATAGTCGGTAAAGACGGTTTTTTTCCTAATCTTCCCTATTTCACAGATAGAATAGAATCAAAAGCTATATATGTAGCCTTGTTATCAAATAACATTAAAAGAAAAAATGAAAAAAAGTACATTGTTGGAGATCTAGATGACTATTATATACAAATAGTGAACTCCACGAAAAGTATAGGCACGAAAAATGACTTTGCTCTTACTTTACCAGAATTCTTTGTTACAAATAAATTCAAAAATGACACACTAGCAAAAAGAATTCTGAAGAGGAAGCATAATTATGGCGAGCCTAAAAAGAGATCAACAATTAACGAAGATAATTATATTCCTGACTTTGAAATTTTTATTAATCAAAAAGTATATAGAGAGTACGAAAAAAGGGATAACTTACAGATTATCTCATCACTTTTCAGTAAACCATTAAGAAAGGCAAAAAATTATTATTTATTATCTGAAGATATATATGAAGAAGAAGGAGATGATGTAGTCGAAAAATTAGGCATTGATTTTATTGTAAAAAAGAAAACATTTAATAGCATTTTTGAGCCGAAACTTTTCAGCGATATACTTCATAAATATATAGGCAACAATGTATTAATACCATATGATTATCAAAAAAGATTAACTCTATATGAAAAGCTCATTAAAGGGTTAAATAAAAATGACACATTTTAG